The sequence ATGGACCATGCCTCACAAGCTCCAGGTTGTTCATCTAAAGTTTCTACACAATTATTAATTCTCCCCAAAACTAAACCAAAAGCTGTAGATATCAATTTATAATCGTAACATATAGTTACGATTAAGAGTAAGAGAGTTGATTTTTGGTTGAGTCCATGATCTTAGGACTTGTTGTAGGGATACGCAGTCTACGGGGGCTACCAGTACGTGTTTAAGGAAAGTCTAACACACTAGAACCCAAAAGATTAAGTTATTGGATGACTTTCAGAAATATGCCTGTATAACTATTACAAGGAACATTGGGCCATATTTACAGACAACAATTCTGGGACTAAATGTGGAGCACAATAAATGTTCCTGTTAATTGCCGAACCAGAAGAGTTCTTTATTAATATGGCCCTTAGTCTCATTTTTCAACAGTCTTCAGATGTCACCAAAGTCACTGATGTCTTTCTTGAAAGCCATCAGTTTCTAATCACCGTATAAGTAATATCTTTGGAATAATCCGACCTTTGGTTGTGTTTGACAGGGTAAAACTAAATATACCAAGTGGCTAAGTTGGGTGGGGTTGCATTGAAGACACTAATGATATTGGGCCATTATACTCTCTCAAGTTTTTCACTCAAGAACTCTTCCACACTGTCTGTATTCCATTTGAGAATGCTAAGTTCCTCTGAAATGTTCCCGTTGTCATCCAGCAGCTTTAGTACAGGATCAGAGCCACGCAcatactgaaaaaaagaatcaaatacaggaatgttttatacaaagctcaatatattaaacaaaaagaaaaaacccaaaacaaaacacataacatCTAGCTTTGTAAGTAAACTGGTTGACAAACTTTGTATATGGACAGGTGGTGAAAGAGGTGGGCtgcattaacaatattaaacatTAGGCTTTTGGTTAAAACATAAAAGCCGCCTGGTGCACATATACTTGGAAGAATTTAAATGAACCAGTGGGAAAATCTTAATGTTCATCTTCCACATAAGTACCATCAAACATGTAAAGCcttttgaaaaataatgtttccaCTAAACAATAAAAGGAGCTGTCCCTGCTTAAAACTAAAAAGTTTTTGTCACTATGTAAAGAAACAATTTATCAGCATTTGGGGTAAAACAGCATCTTATGAAATAGCTATATTTTGACCATCGGTGATCTGAGGCCCTAACTTGTAAACTGCAAAATGATTGCATTGTAGATGGACTACGATTCCCTGACGAGCGAAGATTAACCGTACAAAGCTTGACAAATGCAACGCACAACTGAGGAGTACCTTAATCTGCAGACCCTTGAAAAGCTTGGGCTTCTCACTCCTGACAAAAGCTGTAAGCaaaaacaaatcatttacatGCATGGATGGAGAAGGCTTTGAGGTGCGACAATCAAAACATTAGTCTTGAAGAGTTTCTTTGAAGTTAGGTCATCTAGACATGGGTCCCATCCGTAGCTTTGTACCCCCTCTATGCTTATAGTGGTAGAGCTCAGAAATGCTCGTTAAAAGGAGAAGTCTTTCTCTTTGTTCATAAAATACacggctgtatacagtaatgtagttcATCACAGATAAATATTATTTCCCATTAGGCCTGAACATTCATATGGCCTCGTGAGACTAAAACCCAGGTGTAATATAATAGAATAGATACacattggaatatatatatatgtattatgtaataTAATGGAATAGATACACATTGTTCCGAACTATTCACTAAAATACAAAGATATATTTAAGGCAAAACAACCGTCAACAAATAGCAGGCTGTTGTACTTCGGCAATGGTAGGCTACACCATGAAGTGCTGCTTATATTCACCCAATCTGCACTAGTTCTAATAATAAAGCACAAGTCGGGGGCATATGGCGCTGCTGAGACTTACTGGAGCCAAGCACTTCTCTATCAACCAATTAGAACTGTTTTAATATCACAGCGGATCTACGCGCTAATCTGTCAGGTCATATGCCCAAATTACCCAAttagtttaatgttttataaagcATGTAACTTGAACAGATAATTAAGCATATTTTATCTGGAAACTGATTTTCAATTCTTATGGCAACAAACTAACCGAAAAGACCACATGGCAGACTTTGTTACAACGAAGTCTTTGGTGCAAATGCCAAGACGCAGCGATGCCAATCAGCACATAAAACATAAGAGATACACAGCGCCTTACGCAGAATGAACTGGAGAGAGGATGCTGCTGTAAAAGTTAGTtttcaatatttctttttactaaAACATCCTGAACAATCAGAATTCAGAGATACCCTAGCTTAAGCTAGCCTTCTAGCGGCCCCAGCAGTGCACAGACGTCATTAGGGAAGCACCGGAAGATGAGAAGACGTGTTACCTACCAACAGCGGTTTCATTAGGGCATGAAAAATACAACTTGAGCTGTTGGGGTCTGATTGACTTACGTCAATATGCTCCATTCAACGCAGCGTGTTAGGAAGTGTTACTGaatgaaataaattaagttGGGTAACTGCATTAAGAATGTAGCGGTGGTCTAAATAAAATAGCTACCAGTCTTGTCTAAATTCCCCCTCCATATTAAACCTCCAGAATATCTCCAGCTCATGTGTAGCAGAAATCtagctgccatttttttttgggggggggggcacaaacgCACTAAAGGGACAATTTCAACACAAAACACATGGATGACACAAAACAGGGTGTCATTACATACAGGTATATATTGAATGCAATTATGCTGGGTATCTTTTAGACATTGTTACCCTTAATCATAAAATCCAAGAACCCGACTTATTTGAAGTTATATAAAACGCTTCATAATTCAACATTTCAAGCGGCAGAGTAAATAACTAATATAAAGGAGCCAATTCTGTAGTGGGTACATACCCTGGACTTGGGGGAACCTCCCCAATTTTCATCCACAGACTTCAAGTACAGCCCCTGGATATCtctgcaaacaaaaaaatacattaacacaaAAAAGTATTACTTTTAAAAACTACCTTTATGTTAATTTTAGTTAGAGATCTTTTGAAggctaacaaacaaaaaaaaaagttatgcatCGCCAAGAGGAATCACAATGACAAAGTGTGGCTAGCCGAGCTCCTGGAATAATACTGCAGTCATCTGGTAATGTATTAAAACACTGACATTTGTATGTAAGATTTACGGCACATTTTGGTAAAATAGTCCAGTGACAGGATATTGAAGACGATTACCTTAATGAGTAATAAGCGAATTACAGAAAACGCTCTAATTTTAATCTTTATGAATCTGCATTGCGATTGGCCTTTGAACTCTGGCCTTATGGGACATCCAGCTTAAACAAGCTATCTTTGTGGAAGCGTGTCGAGTACAGAAGAATTCTAGATTCCACACAGGGAAGGGGTTTGGGGTATTTTGCCCACGGGCTTTGTAGCTGCAATCAAGTGTGCTTGTGTTCTACCAAGAAAGGATGAGATTCACGGAGACGACAGCTGTGCTTTGTAGTCATTCAATCAGCTTCATTTACAATTATGAACGGCGATGTCTGAAGCAACTAATGGGATTTTACTAGCCAGTAACATACAATACGGCACTTATCACATCGCAGGTTTACACTTGTTTACCAAAGACACCAAAACACAAGAAATGTGCGCATTAGGAAAAATAGGCTTCGTCAGCAAATGTACTTAAGTAGaattttaaagggaaactccatGCATCATTTGCACGATAGCCAAGTATCACCTTCCAATATCAATGCAATAATGgcgttttacatttatttaagaaaataatgtccttttgTGGACTACAAGTCCCATCTGCCTCAGCCAGAATGATCATAAAGGTGATGGGTGTCACAGACCAGAAAAAGCGGGTGCACCAGGCAGGGCTGCAAAAACGCGCCATACTTGTGAACATTTAAATTGTGTATAGATTGTGCCTTTAGCATAGTTTTCTATTTTAAACCTTTATAAAAGAGTCTACTTAGTGATATATTGTTTACGAGCATCTGCATTGCCTTTGtgtgcaatctacatgtatgtaccaCTACGTgcctgtgatatatatataaatatatataaaacaattactaAAGCTGCAGGGGTTATTTAGTTTTCATTACTGGCTCTGTATGTTGGAATGTATGGGAAATAATGCATtaaatttgggttttttttttgtattttttaccgTTATCATATAATGGATGAATGGTTTGCAATAAATTAGGcctcttaatatttttatttattctgaacGGTAAGAAACCAAAGTGTAAACTTTTTTAGGTTTGTCTTAGGTGACATCTGCCCCTaccactcaaagggttaaatgttcgTTTTGAGGGGGGGTTTTTGCATTGAGAATCCCCCTCTGTATCTGCCCTCTCTTCCCCTGGTTTCTCTTGCATGGTCAGGTAGAACACCGAACCGAAAGACAGAGGTCTACTGTACATTTTTAAACCACCAGCTATATTTAGAAGCTCTAAATGTGGCCAATCTCTTTTGCTGCTACAATTTCACGCACAGTTAGGTTCCCCTTCATCTCATCACTCTTTGTTTTACACCCCAATAGCATTCTGCATGTGCAGCAGAAAACTGGCACTGAGAAGTTGTTAACCCttttggaataaaaaagggCATTTTAATGAAGTACTCAAGATATAGAATGCACACATTATCCAAAATCTCAAgagaaattacacaaaaatatagaaaacaaaaaaaaatattcacaactAACTGCTTCTGAGACATGTTTACAAATGACTCAGGTAACTTGAATTGGGGGTTactaagaaaagaaaagttggTTTGGGGCTTAAAGCAGTAGAAGCTCAGATACATTAAGTtatttttgcttagttttcggtatcattttggtgttttttttttttttagattatgttAACTAATCCAGCAACATACTGCttccacactcaaacataaccattgtacagcactacagagtATAATAGTGCTATATAAGAAGACAAGTAGGGCATTACAACTCAGAAGGTGAGGAgagatcttacaatctagacacATATAATTAAGTGTCACATTATGTGTCTGTTTCCCCAATTTGTTTTAGTTGGCCAGGAGGGTATAGCCACGGACTAAAGCATTTCTATAGAGATATCCATGGTTAGAATTATTCTACTGTATAGTGCAATGCCATCAATATTAACAAAAGAGAATCCTAAGCAATTTGTATAGCGCACGGCATGCAAAgtataatgtttaataaaatcccAATGTATTAAATGACTGAATTCTGcttaggtttaaccccttaatgacagtgggcggtccctaaacccattgaaaacaatgcattttgagcctgtacatgtacgggctttttcattaaggggttaaaggaagtCATCAGAGCAGTAACAACGTtttttggcacctggggcagggTCGGATGTTGCTGGAAGAGAAGGGGCAATGCCATTGGACAGATGAAGATGGTCTCTCAGCTTGCGGTGCCTGAGGCAGCTGCCCCTCCTGCCCCAGATACGGCCCTGACAgccattatccccccccccaaaaaaaaaaaaaaaaaaatatatatatatatataactcagcACTCTTTATTACACCCAATCCAACTACAGGATCTTCTTCAACCTTGAAGTCAGATTGAAACTTTGCCACATGGTGGAAAAAGATCCTGTAGTTGGATCGAGTGTAATAAAGAGTGCTGAGTTACATCGTTTTATTTCAATTTCCAGTATTGGACTTTaacttacattttaataatagcaacaaaacatttataatcaTACCTTTCTAGATTCCAAACGAGCTTCTTCCTGGCAGCACTGCCTGCAGGATAAGTTTATTGCATTGAGTCCAAACTGACCAAGCTGGTCGCATGAACTGCACAATAAGCTACTAGAGAAGCCAAGATCCCTGCATGCTTCAGAGGAGAGCTCGGCCCCGTATGCTGACAGCTGAGGAGGGAAGAAAAATACACAGTCAATGCAGGTAAATACGGGCTATGAAGGGGTGAAAGAAAACCCTGTAAATCAAACTGCCAGCTACTAGAAGATTAATGTCAACGcgtgcattaaaaataatatctgtTCCTGTAAAACTTCAGGGAGATTCTGATGGAAGCATTTGATAGCTGAGCATTACctgtaaccctttcagtgccaactATGTATGTGATGGCAAAGAGGACCCCACGACATTCTGAGGTTGGTATGACTTCTGATATATAAAGTTAATAGGCCTACATTAATCGAGGCACCCTACAAGTCAATATAACATGTATAGCATTTAGCATGTTGGTGCTAAATACAAAGAGGAATATGTATGGATTCTGACACACTTTTATATGACTGATCACCTGGGGGAATAATCTAGtcctgcttttattttattttttaagcctGGAGGTGTAGCACTGCGTTAAGAAATTGGGGGGAAAATGGAATGATGCCAATAGAGCCCATTAAGGGTCACAATGAATCACTGGACAACCCTCTTCCAGGAGGGATATGTGATATTTCATACCGGCCCCAGTCTGGTTATATTATCCTTACAAACATCAAACAGGACAGCGTAGGCGAGTCGGAGACAAGACAAACACTGCACCCTACTCCACTAACAATGCAATATGAAGAAGCAACTCCGCACCCCCTACATCTCTACCCCCCAATCCAAATACACCCCCAATTGCCCTCTTTGTTCCTCTCAtgactctcagctctcttctaccgTCAttccctcttctctctcccgTCTTCAAGATTTCACCCACACTGCACCCCTTCTCTGGAATCCCCTTCCCCGCTCTGATAGATTTTCACCTTAATATGCATATTTCAAAATCTCTCTGAAAATCCACCTCTTCCGAGAATGGTACGACCTTTCCACCTAATACTCTCAGCCGGCACCCTTATCTCCTGCTCCGTGTTTAATACGGAGCTCCTTCAGCGATTACCTGCTtctactttattatttattgttttatatagcgccaacaaattccgtagcgctgtacaatgcgtagacaagacataacacgcagtaacataacaaattgactaacagagaggtgaggagggccctgctcaaacgagtttacaatctatttggattgtcactattttttttttaatcgttaTTATTTCAGTTAGAATCAGACTTTTATATTCactattgttatatttattaaatcacaCATTTGGTTGAGATTGTACTTTTCAATATCTTTTGTGTTGGTTGGTTGgttatttgatgttttttggGTGGACACTTAGGAGGTTTCTTGCAACTTTTATTTAGTTCAATCTGCCTCATTCACTTCTCCTTTTAGACCATTCTCTCCAACCCGCCTGAACAATCTCTACAGATCATCTCATCtccatccaagccgtcctctctTCACTTCCGCCTCGACTATATTGTAAGCGCCCCACAGAAGGGCCCTCTTCTCATTTCGTACCCGATTGTTGttgtgtgtgactttaaatgatcccactgattgtaaccgcgctgtggaatctgttggcgctatataaataaacgtaaTGTAATATCCCCAGGGTGTTTGTCTCCTCACGGTTAACTAAGACGGCTTCAGCGCTAGATGGGCAGGAAGCTGCTCagagtagtgatgtccggatcatgaacgaatcgttcatttgatccggttctttttagtgatccggatgagtctgttcactagactgaacgattcgtttgtagcggttcagtctgtgaatcatcatgcagctgtaacctgatcctagagctgtgagtcatctgcagagcactctggggtcagattacagctcattaattctcacaggaacgatgactcatagagtcagagagtcgttcaaagagtcgaatgaaccgaagagtcgaatgaaccgaagagtcgaatgaaccgaagagtcgaatgaaccgaagagtcgaatgaaccgaagagtcgaatgattcgaatcttacagggatccggatcttacaaggatccgaatcttacagagattcgaatcattcagagaatattactgataccatacttttataaataaatacattaataaataaatacattaataatgttcacactgcccccaggatttagattcccctgagtttgcccccatttacctataactgcacctacagttaactttattaaattaattaaattaaccctcaatcatcagcataaaattaacccttataccccatcaaccataactgcccctgaaattaaccgtaaagatcccattaaccataacggcccctgaaattaaccctaaagaccccattaaccacaacggcccctgaaattaaccctaaatactccattaaccataactgcccctaaattaattgcatgtactccagataaattacctaataaattggtatggttgatggggtctttagtgttaatttgggggcagttatgcttaatggggtgtttaaggataatttaggggcagttatgcttaatggggtctttagtgttaatttaggggcagttatgcttaatgaggtgtttagggttaatttgggggcagttatgcttaatgggtctttagtgttaatttaggggcagttatgcttaatgaggtgtttagggttaatttgggggcagttatgcttaatggggtttttagtgttaatttaggggcatttatgcttaatgaggtgtttagggttaattggggggcagttatgcttaatgaggtgtttagggttaatttgggggcagttatgcttaatggggtcttaagtgttaatttgggggcagttatgcttaaaggggtctttagtgttaatttgggggcagttatgcttaatggggtctttagtgtttatttgggggcagttatgcttaatggggtgtttagggttaatttgggggcagttatgcttaatggggtgtttagggttaatttgggggcagttatgcttaatggggtgtttagggttaatttgggggcagttatgcttaacggggtgtttagggttaatttaggggcagttatgcttaatggggtgtttagggttaatttggaggcagttatggttaatagggtgttaagggttaattttaggggcagtcatggttgatggggtgttaagggttaattttaggggcagacatggttgatggggtgtttagggttaattta is a genomic window of Spea bombifrons isolate aSpeBom1 chromosome 6, aSpeBom1.2.pri, whole genome shotgun sequence containing:
- the SELENOF gene encoding selenoprotein F translates to MVAERLLLCFVAALQALSAYGAELSSEACRDLGFSSSLLCSSCDQLGQFGLNAINLSCRQCCQEEARLESRKRYPGAVLEVCGUKLGRFPQVQAFVRSEKPKLFKGLQIKYVRGSDPVLKLLDDNGNISEELSILKWNTDSVEEFLSEKLERV